A genome region from Corynebacterium uberis includes the following:
- a CDS encoding PRD domain-containing protein, with protein MRILRVFNNNVVLAARDNAGATGEPTEVVLTGRGLGFQARPGDEVDHTRVVRTFVPDPGRDSDHLAAMAAAVPADYLELAAELAEQAAADTQLGVRLGAGAVFALADHLHMAVRRAAATNPSAQPLDHPLASEVRHLYPRELAVATQMLTYTNAWLPAGTHLADAEAVAIALHLVNAGFAAGDLRVTYAMTGVFSQLFDVIEQALDIQVDRADLSAARFITHMRYFFARAARGEQLDEGMGMLADALALTRPRAVACAARLAEILQLRLGVELTADERSYLALHVARLGGEDAST; from the coding sequence GTGCGGATTCTGCGGGTTTTTAACAACAACGTGGTCTTAGCCGCGCGCGATAACGCCGGGGCCACGGGCGAGCCCACGGAGGTGGTGCTCACCGGCCGCGGCCTGGGCTTTCAGGCCCGCCCCGGCGATGAGGTAGACCACACGCGGGTGGTGCGCACCTTCGTGCCCGACCCCGGGCGTGACAGTGACCACCTGGCCGCCATGGCCGCCGCGGTGCCGGCAGACTACCTTGAGCTTGCCGCCGAACTGGCCGAGCAGGCCGCCGCCGATACGCAACTGGGCGTCCGCCTCGGCGCCGGGGCGGTTTTTGCCCTCGCCGATCACCTCCACATGGCCGTGCGCCGGGCCGCGGCGACGAACCCGAGCGCGCAGCCCCTCGACCACCCCCTGGCTTCCGAGGTGCGCCACCTCTATCCGCGGGAGCTGGCCGTGGCCACCCAGATGCTCACCTACACCAACGCATGGCTGCCCGCGGGCACACACCTGGCGGACGCGGAGGCGGTGGCCATTGCCTTGCACCTGGTCAATGCCGGTTTTGCGGCGGGGGACCTGCGGGTGACCTACGCCATGACGGGGGTGTTTTCCCAGCTCTTTGATGTCATCGAGCAGGCCCTGGACATCCAGGTGGATCGCGCCGACCTGTCTGCCGCCCGGTTTATCACCCACATGCGCTACTTCTTTGCGCGTGCCGCCCGCGGCGAACAACTCGACGAAGGCATGGGGATGCTTGCCGACGCCCTCGCGCTCACCCGACCGCGCGCCGTGGCCTGCGCCGCCCGCCTCGCCGAGATCCTCCAGTTGCGCCTCGGCGTGGAGCTGACCGCCGACGAGCGCTCCTACCTGGCCTTGCACGTCGCCCGCCTGGGCGGGGAGGACGCCAGCACCTAG
- a CDS encoding M20 metallopeptidase family protein → MEHNGGLSAELVTACEQVAEDVISWRHHLHQYPELSNREEKTAAFIADKLEEFGVDSITTDVSGHGVVAIIRGGADGDGESDAPRRSVLLRADIDALPVKEDTDLEFRSEEVDKDYPGGPFPVAHACGHDAHTAMLLGAARVLADARADLPGDVVLVFQPAEEGAPVDEEGGAATMIAEDLFDDLDPQPTMAFGMHVVPAPAGWICYSTGVQNAASELISITIKGRQVHGSTPWEGVDPLPAAAEIITAIGQIYRQVDAKNPFTVSIGHVEDTGRFNIVGGQVRLTGTARCVDDVVMDHVNGLIERLVDGVAAAYGCSAEVEFAQQVPPVINSPEWMEACVPLFEQVLEALGTSGDGQAQVAEVPLSLGYDDMSVFMNRFGGVYALLGVQEVAFDDAGNPVPAEGGRGMVPNHNPSFYVVDDALVTGVALHVAVARAHLAGQLEPGESDEKAEA, encoded by the coding sequence ATGGAGCACAACGGCGGGCTGTCGGCCGAACTGGTGACGGCGTGTGAACAGGTTGCTGAGGATGTGATTTCCTGGCGCCATCACCTGCACCAGTACCCGGAGCTATCCAACCGGGAAGAAAAGACGGCGGCGTTTATCGCGGATAAGCTGGAAGAATTCGGGGTGGATTCGATCACCACGGACGTCTCCGGACACGGCGTGGTGGCCATCATTCGCGGCGGGGCGGACGGGGACGGGGAGTCTGATGCGCCGCGCCGCTCGGTGCTGCTGCGCGCAGATATTGATGCGCTGCCCGTCAAGGAGGACACGGACCTGGAGTTCCGCTCCGAAGAGGTGGATAAGGACTACCCCGGAGGCCCCTTCCCAGTGGCGCACGCCTGCGGGCATGATGCCCACACCGCGATGCTGCTGGGCGCGGCGCGCGTCCTGGCGGATGCCCGCGCGGACCTGCCGGGAGACGTGGTGCTGGTGTTCCAGCCGGCAGAAGAGGGCGCGCCCGTCGATGAAGAAGGCGGCGCGGCAACGATGATCGCCGAAGACCTCTTCGACGACCTAGACCCGCAACCAACGATGGCCTTTGGTATGCACGTGGTGCCCGCCCCCGCGGGGTGGATCTGCTATTCCACCGGGGTGCAAAACGCCGCATCGGAGCTCATTTCCATCACCATCAAGGGCCGCCAGGTCCATGGCTCGACCCCCTGGGAAGGCGTGGATCCGCTGCCTGCCGCCGCGGAGATCATCACCGCCATCGGGCAGATTTACCGGCAGGTTGATGCCAAAAACCCGTTCACGGTGAGCATCGGACACGTGGAGGACACCGGCCGGTTCAACATCGTGGGCGGCCAGGTCCGCCTGACGGGCACCGCGCGCTGCGTCGACGACGTGGTCATGGACCACGTCAACGGGCTCATCGAGCGCCTGGTCGACGGGGTGGCTGCGGCCTATGGGTGCAGCGCCGAGGTGGAGTTTGCCCAGCAGGTCCCGCCGGTGATCAACTCCCCGGAATGGATGGAGGCCTGCGTGCCGCTCTTTGAGCAGGTGCTTGAGGCGCTCGGCACGTCGGGTGACGGCCAGGCCCAGGTGGCGGAGGTGCCGCTGAGCTTGGGCTATGACGACATGTCGGTGTTCATGAACCGCTTCGGCGGCGTCTACGCCCTCCTGGGCGTCCAGGAAGTCGCCTTCGACGACGCCGGAAACCCGGTCCCCGCCGAGGGCGGGCGCGGGATGGTGCCCAACCACAACCCGTCCTTCTATGTGGTTGATGATGCCCTGGTCACCGGCGTGGCCCTCCACGTGGCGGTTGCCCGGGCGCACCTGGCCGGCCAGTTGGAGCCCGGCGAGTCGGACGAAAAGGCCGAGGCTTAA